The Miltoncostaea marina DNA window CTGCGGCCTGAAGACCCGCCGCTGGGAGGAGGCGCGGGAGGCGCTCGCCGGCATGGTGGCCGCAGCGGCCCGGCGGCGGACGGCCGCGCGGGCCTGACCAGAGAGGCCCCCGGGCGCGGCCGTCCGGGGGCCTCTCTAGGGTTCCCCCACCCCCGATGAGGGGGGCGTGGAATGCGAGCGAAGTCCGGTGCGATCCCGGCGCTGTCCCGCAACGGTGATGCCTCCGCCCCGCGGATGGACGAGCCCGGTCGACCCTTCCGCGCGACCGGTCATGCTCTCGGAGGAAGGGCACCGCTGTGAAGAACACGTATGTCGTCGGTCCGCGCACGTTCGTGCTGGACCGGGGCCGCGCCGAAGCCGCGCTCGCCGCCAAGCGGGTGGTCGGCGGCCGCAGGACCATGACGTTCAACCTGCTCCCGCTCCGCTACGGGTGGGCGTACGAGCTGTACCGCACGATGAAGGCCAACCACTGGGAGCCCGAGGACGTCCCGATGGGCCGGGACGTCGAGCAGTGGCGCTCCGACGGCGCGCTGTCGGACATCGACCGCTGGATCGTGCGGATGGGCGTCGGCTACTTCTCGGCCGCCGAGGGGATCGTGGGCGACAACGTCATCCACGTGGTCCGCGAGCTGGTCACCGCCTCGGAGCTGAAGCTCGTGCTGGGCCGCCATGCGCACGAGGAGAACATCCACGCCGACTCGCTGCTGTACATGATCTCCTCGCTGGGGATCGACCCGCACGAGTGCGAGGCCATGTTCGACGACGTGCCGTCGATCGCCGCCAAGAACGCCTGGGTCACCGGCATCTCGGCGGCGCTCCGCCGCGACCTGGACATGGACGACCCCGAGGCCCGCCGGCTGCTCGCCACCAACGTGTTCGTGTTCGGCCAGTGCATGGAGGGCACGCAGTTCTACGGCCTCTTCGGGATGATCCTGTCGCTGTACCGTCAGGGGAAGCTGCCCGGCATCGGCACGATGTTCCGCTACACCCTGCGCGACGAGTCGAACCACATCGAGCTGTTCCGCCGCCTGCTGCTCGAGATCGCGGCCGAGAACCCCGAGCTGTGGACCGCCGCCTACCGTGCCGAGCTGCGCGGGCTCATGGCCGAGGCCGTCGCCCTCGAGAAGCGCTTCATCGCCGACTGCCTGCCGGTCGAGGCCGTGGGGCTGTCGCGCGAGGAGTTCGAGGGCTACATCGACCACGTCGCCGACCGGCGCCTCGCCGGCTGCGGCCTCGAGCCGCTGAACCCGGGCGCACCGAATCCCCTGCCCTGGCTCGCCGAGCTGATGGACGTGCGCAAGGAGCAGAACTTCTTCGAGGGGCGGGTCACCGAGTACCGGCGGGCGTCCTCGCTCGCGCTGGTCGGGGACGACGAGCTGTGAGCGCGCCGATGATCGACGTCCGGGAGCTCTTCGAGGACCTCGAGCTGAAGCGCGCGGCCGCGCTCGGCGCAGACGAGCTCGCGCCGCTGGATCCGGCCGCCGCGCTGGAGGGGCTGCCCACCGCCGGGATCGACGCCGTGGTGCGCGACGCGCCCGGCGCCGGGCGGGGGGCCGCCGAGCTCGTCGCGCGGATGGCCGCCGAGGCGGTCGCCGTCGCCGCGGCCGCGCGCGGCGAGGCGGACGGCGGCGACGCCCGGGACGCCGTGCGCGCCGCCGTGGCCGACGCGCTCGGCCGGCTGGCCGGGTCGGCGCCCGGCGGCGAGGTGTCGCTGCACGACCTCTCGGCGCTCGTCGAGGCCGCCTTCATCCGCGTGGGCCGGCCGGCGGCGGCCAAGGCGCTCGTGATGCGCCGCGCGATGTCGTCGTCCGGCGCCGCGCCGGCCGCGGGCGGCGTGCGCCTCATCCGCCGGTCCGGCCACGTGGTGGCCTGGCGGACGGCCAAGATCGAGGCGGCGGTGCGCCGGGCGTTCCTGTCGCTCGGAGCCGACCCGGCTCCGGCGTCGCGCGTGGCCGCGCGCGTCACCGAGCGGGCGATCGCGCGGGGCTCGTCCTACGTCCACATCGAGGACGTCCAGGACATCGTGCAGGAGGAGCTGGTGCTCGA harbors:
- a CDS encoding ribonucleotide-diphosphate reductase subunit beta — its product is MKNTYVVGPRTFVLDRGRAEAALAAKRVVGGRRTMTFNLLPLRYGWAYELYRTMKANHWEPEDVPMGRDVEQWRSDGALSDIDRWIVRMGVGYFSAAEGIVGDNVIHVVRELVTASELKLVLGRHAHEENIHADSLLYMISSLGIDPHECEAMFDDVPSIAAKNAWVTGISAALRRDLDMDDPEARRLLATNVFVFGQCMEGTQFYGLFGMILSLYRQGKLPGIGTMFRYTLRDESNHIELFRRLLLEIAAENPELWTAAYRAELRGLMAEAVALEKRFIADCLPVEAVGLSREEFEGYIDHVADRRLAGCGLEPLNPGAPNPLPWLAELMDVRKEQNFFEGRVTEYRRASSLALVGDDEL